A single genomic interval of Spirosoma taeanense harbors:
- a CDS encoding S9 family peptidase, with protein MKRTCFLLITTLTLYSMTQAQSITPPKAAVKPKELITNGHKRIDNYYWLNDRENPEVISYLKAENAYLDQVLSPVKTLQDKLFEEMKGRIKQQDESVPYRDNGYFYYSRYVTGGEYPIYCRKKGSLQGTEEVIFDGNAMAKGHNYFHLGGYEVSDNNELAIFAEDTVSRRLYTLRIKNLKTGKVYPETITNTEAGNFAWAADNKTLFYIKKDPQTLLGYQVYRHVLGTDPKQDVLVYEEKDNQFYMGLGRTKSKKFITIGVDHNGVATEYRLLNASQPTGQFTVFLPREKGHEYDIVHYKDKFYVRTNWQAENFRLMEVPEGKTADRSAWKEVIPHRPDVYLANLDVFTNHLVLGERKAGLTSIRVINQKTKTDEYLDFGEPAYVAAIGFNPEFNTNVLRFNYASLTTPNSTYDYNMDTKVKTLKKEQEVLDGFDKNNYVSERIYATARDGVKIPVSIVYRKGTPKDGSAPLLQYSYGSYGYSTDPGFSSTRLSLLDRGFIYAIAHIRGGQEMGRRWYEDGKMLKKKNTFNDFVDVSEHLIKTKYTSPDKLFAMGGSAGGLLMGAVINQAPQLYRGVVAAVPFVDVVTTMLDESIPLTTGEFEEWGNPKQKQYYDYMLSYSPYDNVEKKAYPNLLVTTGLHDSQVQYWEPAKWVAKLRTMKTDNNQLLLHTNMEAGHGGASGRFQALKEIALEYAFMLNLVGVQQ; from the coding sequence ATGAAACGAACGTGTTTTCTCTTAATTACTACGCTCACGCTCTATAGCATGACACAAGCACAGTCCATTACTCCCCCCAAAGCCGCTGTAAAACCGAAGGAACTCATTACCAACGGGCATAAGCGGATCGACAATTATTACTGGCTCAACGACCGCGAAAACCCAGAGGTAATCAGCTATCTGAAGGCCGAGAACGCCTATCTCGATCAGGTGCTGTCGCCCGTTAAAACCTTGCAGGATAAGCTCTTTGAAGAAATGAAAGGCCGTATCAAGCAGCAGGATGAGTCGGTGCCCTACCGGGACAATGGCTATTTTTACTATAGCCGCTACGTAACGGGGGGTGAATATCCTATTTACTGCCGTAAGAAAGGCTCGCTGCAGGGCACCGAAGAAGTCATTTTTGATGGAAACGCAATGGCGAAGGGCCACAACTATTTCCATCTGGGTGGTTATGAAGTCTCTGACAATAACGAACTGGCCATTTTTGCCGAAGACACCGTTAGCCGCCGGCTCTATACGCTGCGCATCAAAAACCTGAAAACGGGGAAAGTCTATCCAGAGACTATCACCAATACCGAAGCGGGCAACTTTGCGTGGGCAGCCGATAACAAGACGCTGTTCTACATCAAAAAAGACCCGCAGACGCTCCTCGGCTACCAAGTTTATCGGCACGTATTGGGGACTGATCCCAAACAGGATGTGCTGGTTTATGAAGAGAAAGACAACCAGTTCTACATGGGGCTGGGCCGAACGAAGTCGAAAAAATTTATCACTATCGGCGTTGACCATAACGGCGTGGCCACGGAATACCGGCTCCTGAACGCCAGTCAGCCGACGGGTCAGTTTACCGTGTTTCTGCCGCGCGAAAAAGGGCACGAATACGATATTGTCCACTACAAAGACAAGTTTTACGTCCGCACCAACTGGCAGGCCGAAAACTTCCGGCTCATGGAAGTTCCCGAAGGCAAAACCGCCGACCGGTCAGCCTGGAAAGAAGTGATTCCTCATCGTCCCGATGTCTATCTGGCGAATCTGGACGTGTTCACCAACCACCTGGTGCTGGGTGAGCGTAAAGCCGGACTGACCAGCATTCGGGTCATTAATCAGAAAACCAAAACCGACGAGTATCTGGATTTCGGCGAACCGGCCTACGTAGCGGCCATTGGCTTCAACCCGGAGTTCAATACCAACGTCCTGCGGTTTAATTACGCTTCCCTGACTACGCCCAACTCGACCTACGACTATAACATGGACACGAAGGTCAAGACGCTAAAAAAAGAGCAGGAGGTTCTGGATGGCTTTGACAAGAACAATTACGTGTCGGAGCGGATTTACGCGACCGCCCGCGACGGCGTGAAGATTCCAGTATCAATTGTTTATCGGAAAGGCACGCCTAAAGACGGGTCGGCTCCGCTGCTGCAATATTCGTATGGCTCCTACGGTTATTCGACGGACCCCGGCTTTAGCTCAACGCGCCTGAGCCTGCTCGACCGGGGTTTTATTTACGCGATTGCGCACATCCGGGGCGGCCAGGAAATGGGGCGTCGGTGGTACGAAGACGGCAAGATGCTTAAAAAGAAAAACACCTTCAACGACTTCGTGGACGTGTCGGAGCACCTCATCAAGACTAAATACACTTCTCCCGACAAGCTGTTTGCTATGGGCGGCAGCGCGGGCGGGCTCCTGATGGGTGCCGTTATCAACCAGGCCCCGCAGTTGTACCGGGGCGTAGTGGCCGCCGTTCCGTTCGTGGATGTAGTAACGACGATGCTCGACGAAAGTATACCGCTCACCACGGGCGAGTTTGAAGAATGGGGGAACCCGAAACAAAAGCAGTATTACGACTACATGCTATCCTACTCGCCTTACGACAATGTTGAGAAGAAAGCCTATCCGAACCTGCTCGTCACGACCGGCCTGCACGATTCACAGGTGCAGTACTGGGAACCGGCCAAGTGGGTTGCCAAACTCCGCACGATGAAAACCGACAACAACCAGCTTCTGCTTCACACGAACATGGAAGCGGGTCATGGCGGAGCCTCCGGACGATTTCAGGCGCTGAAAGAGATTGCGCTGGAGTACGCGTTCATGCTTAATCTGGTGGGCGTGCAGCAGTAA
- a CDS encoding DUF3431 domain-containing protein gives MPELVVARYTEDLNWLRNLSANRVGQSASLRVTIYDKSPDASAGPDAVRLPNVGREAHTYLHHIVSRYDTLAEWTVFCQGKPFDHAFDFKKFIRAFVSQPVIHENFDRFVSGFYWLGHLIDTDDKQGQRLFQPWSKNEDGRGLDLRGFHRALFDTDGPEFYTFVLGAQFAVHRNVVQSQPLAFYERALAVAITFPDAAHCFERSWDRVFGLTGIDPVWLAGRQTVYLKPMKHQNAVG, from the coding sequence ATGCCCGAACTTGTCGTTGCACGCTATACCGAAGACCTAAACTGGCTACGTAACCTCTCGGCCAACCGCGTCGGTCAATCCGCTTCGCTCCGCGTGACAATCTATGACAAAAGTCCGGATGCATCGGCTGGCCCGGATGCCGTTCGGCTGCCAAATGTTGGCCGGGAAGCGCATACGTATCTGCATCATATCGTGAGTCGCTATGATACGCTGGCCGAGTGGACGGTGTTCTGCCAGGGCAAACCGTTCGACCATGCCTTTGATTTCAAGAAATTTATCCGGGCGTTTGTCAGCCAGCCCGTTATACATGAAAATTTCGACCGGTTTGTCTCCGGCTTTTACTGGCTCGGGCACCTGATCGACACTGACGATAAGCAGGGGCAGCGCCTGTTTCAACCGTGGAGCAAAAACGAAGACGGCCGGGGCCTTGATCTGCGCGGCTTTCATCGGGCGCTGTTCGACACAGATGGGCCGGAATTCTATACATTTGTGCTGGGTGCGCAGTTTGCAGTGCATCGCAATGTGGTGCAAAGCCAACCGCTGGCCTTCTATGAACGGGCGCTGGCCGTTGCCATTACGTTTCCCGACGCAGCCCATTGTTTCGAGCGCAGCTGGGATCGCGTATTCGGCCTGACGGGGATTGATCCGGTCTGGCTGGCGGGCCGACAGACCGTCTATCTGAAGCCCATGAAGCACCAGAACGCTGTTGGCTAG
- a CDS encoding M20/M25/M40 family metallo-hydrolase, with the protein MHRTFYVPRFRLVLFSIGTAGFLAASNPDALSLEKAFSRINNEVNQHSRVYETLADASKQVGHRLTGSPNGTRAEAYAHNLLASYGFREVRYEPFEVEAWMRDTVTLSVVPDRSDNFRDVPVVALAHSPIEAHVKGEIIDVGNGLEGDFAAFKDKLKGKVALVNIGLAAPTKGARNLHRSEKTALAIQYGAVGVIMVNLVPGNVLLTGTASVTGKLIPIPSVCISLESGEALRAWMQEEHGRFQAMIDMTNMSRKIRARNVVATLPGSKYPNEKIIVGGHLDSWDLATGAIDNGIGSFAVMDIARTFKALKLKPKRTVEFVLFMGEEQGLLGSRAMVESLKTSGELDKVRYMMNLDMTNDPTGLNAFGRSDMVSFLNTVGETMKRVEPAFPNQMQNQAGLHSDHQPFMLEGVPVVGMNGHLSREVLDCYHANCDRMNLVNADQLKNTVRYSTMLLYALADADDIPTRRQTDTQTRDYLVTQGLRTPLQIANEWRWKE; encoded by the coding sequence ATGCACCGAACGTTTTACGTGCCTCGCTTCCGGCTCGTCCTGTTCAGTATCGGCACCGCCGGTTTTTTAGCTGCATCCAATCCCGACGCACTTTCGCTCGAAAAGGCTTTCTCCCGCATCAACAACGAGGTTAACCAGCACAGCCGTGTCTACGAAACGCTTGCCGACGCATCGAAGCAGGTCGGTCATCGACTAACGGGCAGTCCCAATGGCACTCGTGCCGAAGCCTATGCACATAATCTGCTGGCTTCGTATGGCTTTAGGGAAGTTCGCTACGAGCCGTTTGAGGTGGAAGCCTGGATGCGCGATACCGTAACGCTGTCGGTCGTGCCCGATCGGAGCGATAACTTTCGGGATGTACCGGTGGTGGCACTGGCCCATTCGCCCATCGAAGCGCACGTAAAAGGAGAAATTATAGACGTAGGCAATGGGCTGGAGGGCGACTTCGCGGCCTTTAAAGACAAGCTAAAAGGCAAAGTTGCACTGGTCAACATTGGCCTGGCTGCTCCAACGAAGGGTGCCCGTAACCTGCACCGCTCCGAAAAAACGGCGCTGGCGATTCAGTATGGGGCGGTGGGCGTAATTATGGTCAATCTGGTGCCGGGAAATGTGCTGCTGACGGGCACGGCTTCTGTTACGGGTAAACTGATCCCGATTCCATCGGTTTGCATTTCGCTCGAAAGCGGAGAAGCCCTCCGGGCGTGGATGCAGGAAGAGCACGGCCGGTTTCAGGCCATGATTGATATGACCAACATGAGCCGGAAAATTCGCGCCCGGAACGTAGTCGCCACGCTGCCCGGCTCGAAATATCCCAACGAAAAAATCATCGTCGGCGGCCATCTGGATTCGTGGGATCTGGCAACCGGCGCCATCGATAATGGCATTGGGTCCTTTGCCGTCATGGACATCGCCCGGACGTTCAAGGCGTTGAAGCTGAAGCCCAAGCGCACGGTTGAGTTTGTCCTGTTTATGGGCGAAGAGCAGGGTTTGCTCGGGTCGCGGGCCATGGTTGAGAGCCTGAAAACTTCGGGGGAACTCGACAAGGTTCGCTACATGATGAATCTTGACATGACCAATGACCCAACCGGACTAAACGCCTTTGGCCGGTCGGATATGGTATCCTTTCTGAACACCGTTGGCGAAACCATGAAACGCGTCGAACCCGCCTTTCCGAACCAGATGCAGAATCAGGCGGGGCTGCACTCCGATCATCAGCCGTTCATGCTCGAAGGCGTCCCGGTTGTGGGCATGAATGGTCACCTCTCCAGAGAAGTGCTTGATTGTTATCATGCCAACTGCGACCGCATGAACCTCGTCAACGCCGACCAGTTGAAGAATACGGTTCGCTATTCGACGATGCTGCTGTATGCGCTTGCTGATGCCGACGATATTCCAACCCGCCGGCAGACCGATACCCAAACCCGCGACTACCTCGTAACGCAGGGCCTGCGTACTCCGTTGCAGATTGCCAATGAGTGGCGCTGGAAAGAATGA
- a CDS encoding FtsL-like putative cell division protein, with product MAKNTFRQPERIAKQKKQRRQLRLASWLNDFIGLDRLFGEDNAWPIRNIDRILWVTLLLIVYIGLNHNAERLVRRIQRTKTQVDELRAQSTVLEADYNRSGKQSELAKHVAALGLTDSQKPPHKLVVKANEH from the coding sequence ATGGCCAAAAATACCTTCCGGCAACCCGAACGCATTGCTAAACAGAAGAAGCAACGGCGACAACTGCGGCTGGCCTCCTGGCTCAATGATTTCATTGGGCTGGACCGGCTCTTCGGCGAGGATAATGCCTGGCCCATCCGTAATATTGACCGTATTCTCTGGGTCACGCTCCTGCTCATTGTTTATATTGGCCTGAATCACAACGCCGAGCGGCTGGTACGCCGGATTCAGCGCACCAAAACCCAGGTAGACGAACTACGGGCGCAGTCAACCGTTCTGGAGGCCGATTATAACCGGAGCGGTAAACAGTCCGAACTGGCGAAGCACGTAGCCGCGCTCGGCCTGACCGACAGCCAGAAACCACCCCATAAACTCGTCGTTAAAGCCAATGAACATTAA